The Eublepharis macularius isolate TG4126 chromosome 3, MPM_Emac_v1.0, whole genome shotgun sequence genome has a window encoding:
- the GPR15 gene encoding G-protein coupled receptor 15, protein MEGSTVSYYDDFISTEAPDDYCPGVQLPYKGIFLPVLYATVFLVGIVGNGLLMCALIIKRRAQRLIDIFIVNLAASDFVFLITLPFWVDKEMSSGIWRSGSFICKGSSYIISVNMYCSIFLLTCMSADRYLAIIHPSVARRIRTKLYSIILCICVWILSCLLGLPTLLSRELEENDGNTYCKDKKVTSTNRIGSLFLLISAFFFPLLSILLFYCSITRKLCMHYKKAGKHNKKLKKSIKIVFIVVIAFVFSWAPFNIFKFLSVVSGIQELKPPFCLTYEVAYLGMELSGPFAFANSCTNPFIYFFFDGYIRTAMLQCMLPCLKAHSPGTSSDTMDTCLSYSLTVHGEDVSRRRRRSLSL, encoded by the coding sequence ATGGAAGGATCAACTGTCAGCTATTATGATGATTTTATTAGCACAGAGGCTCCTGATGACTACTGCCCAGGGGTGCAATTGCCTTACAAAGGTATTTTCCTGCCTGTGCTATATGCCACTGTGTTCTTGGTGGGCATTGTGGGCAATGGCCTTCTGATGTGTGCCCTGATTATCAAGCGACGTGCCCAGAGGTTGATTGACATCTTCATTGTCAATTTGGCAGCCTCTGATTTCGTTTTCCTTATTACATTGCCCTTTTGGGTAGACAAGGAGATGTCCTCCGGGATTTGGAGATCAGGCTCATTCATCTGCAAAGGTAGTTCCTACATCATCTCTGTCAACATGTATTGCAGTATTTTCCTTCTCACCTGCATGAGTGCTGATCGGTATCTGGCCATCATACATCCATCAGTGGCCAGGAGGATCAGAACAAAGCTCTATTCTATCATCCTTTGCATCTGTGTCTGGATTCTGTCGTGCCTGCTAGGGTTGCCTACCCTTCTTTCCAGAGAACTGGAGGAAAACGATGGCAACACATACTGCAAAGACAAGAAAGTCACATCCACTAATCGGATTGGGTCACTGTTTCTGCTAATTTCGGCTTTCTTTTTCCCACTGTTGAGcatcttgctgttttactgctccaTCACCAGGAAACTCTGCATGCATTATAAAAAAGCTGGAAAACATAACAAAAAGCTGAAGAAATCCATCAAAATTGTCTTCATTGTGGTAATTGCCTTTGTTTTCTCATGGGCCCCTTTCAACATTTTTAAATTTCTGTCTGTGGTGTCTGGCATTCAGGAACTCAAGCCGCCTTTCTGCCTTACCTACGAAGTTGCCTACTTGGGTATGGAACTGAGTGGCCCCTTTGCATTTGCCAACAGCTGCACCAACCCTTTCATTTACTTCTTTTTTGATGGCTACATCCGTACGGCCATGTTGCAATGCATGCTTCCATGCCTGAAGGCCCACAGCCCTGGCACTAGTTCTGACACCATGGACACGTGCCTCAGCTACTCTTTGACTGTTCATGGAGAAGATGTTTCTAGGAGGAGAAGACGGTCACTTTCGCTCTGA